Genomic window (Planococcus sp. MSAK28401):
AATTTTTGGAGCACTCCGACACCGAACTCCACTTGATGTTTGGTTCGGTTCAGCGCGTTTCCTTCACATCTGGAAAACCCGGCAATCTGCCCGTCCACATCGGCTACGAGAAACAAATTCCGGCTGCTTTTTGCATCTTCTTCGATGAGCCGTTCGAATGCCGCTGCATCCAAGTAAGCTTCTCCCCGCTCGCGGTCCATATTTTCCGTCTCGCCATCGATTTGTAAACGGACTTTCTCTAGTTGCGCTGCGTCACGGATCTCTGCACTCCGTATGCAATAATCTAAGCCTTTTACTTGAAACAGCTGTTTTGCTAGTTGCATCTCATTTTCCCCTGACCTATTGGAATCGGTTATTTATATTGCGCCGTCATATCCGCAGTGAACTGTGTTTTCTTTTTTTGCCTCATTCGATAATAAACGATCGTCAATAGCACAATCAATTCCGATAACGGAATCGCAAGCCACGCGCCCGTCACGCCGAAAAACACGGGCAAGATGCTTAGCAAGATTAACAGCACAACAATTTCACGCGCTGCGGTGATCCATGTCGCCATGCGGATTTCGCCGGTTGATTGATAATAAGTCATCATGACGAAATTGGTGCCCATGAACAAATACGCAATAAAGAACAGCTGGATGCCGGAAGTCGCGAGATTCATCACGGCGTCCGGGAAATCACCGAATACGCTGGCGATGGTCGCGGCAAAGAATTGCCCGAAGAGGAAGAACAACAAACCTGCCACAAACGCCGTCCCGATCGCCAATTGCAGTGTCTTCTTGATCTTCGCCTGGTCTTTAGCCCCGCTGTAATAACTGACCAGCGGCTGGATAGCCGAACCCATCCCAAGAAATGCGAGTAACATAACGCTGTGGACGTAGTTGAGAATCGCGAATGCCGCAACGCCTTCCGTTCCTGCCAGGCGTTCAAAGACATTATTATGCGAAATGGTGAACACCGACATGCCGACTTCCGCCAAGAAGCTCGGAAAGCCGATCACTAGAATCAAGAGCAGTAATTTGCGGTTCGGCTTGAACCGGGCAAAGCGCAATTGATTGCTCTTTTTAAAGAAATGCGTACACAAGACAAGCATGCCGACAAATGCAGCGAGCAAGGTCGCAGCCGCCGCACCCTTGACACCGAAATCCAACACAAACAAGAACACATAATTCAAGCCGATGTTCAATAAGGACGTCGTGATGAGCGACACCATCGCGAGGTTCGGGCTGCCGTCATTGCGCACCATGATGCTGAGGGCATTTTCCATCGTAAAGACAAAGCCGAACAACAGCATCAAGTATAAATAATCGGAGACGTATGGATAGGTTTCCGCATTCGCCCCGAGCAGGTAAGCAAGTTCTGTCCGAAACGGAAATGCTACGAGGCCGATGATGAGCGTCACCGCAAAAATCGAGGCCATCGCGTGCGAAAAGACGATTCTCGCCTCCTCTGTCCGCTTCGCCCCCATGAGAGCAGAAAATCTCGTGGCGCCGCCGATGCCGATCCATAGCGACATCGCGACGAATAAAGTATAGACCGGTGCCGCGATGCCAACGCCGCCCAGCGCGACCGGCCCGAGGCGATTGCCGACCATGATGCCGTCCGCAACGATATTGATGGCCATCAGCAGCATGCCGATGGTCGAAGGCACCAAATAGCGGATAAATGCCTTTCCGACTGATTCGGTATCGAGACGGTGAATAGATTGTTGTGCCATATTGAATTGCCTCCTTGCTTTCTAAAACATTGAAAACTATATTTGTTTTTTTAGTTTTTTAAGTCCGAAGAAATACTGGCTTTGGTTAGCCAGCATTTTCTCTATTCGTTTTTGACGAACCCGTCCAATAATAATTCACTCATCGTTTCAACCGCTTCCTTGATGGAAATGCTTTGTTCCGAGAAGAATTGCTGATCCAAGGAAATATTGACGACGTTCAAAATCATTTTCATTAACAGGTCGATGTTCTGTTGTTTGATCAGGCCGGTTTCCATGCCTTCTTCAAGCAATTGCTTTAAGTCATCCCATTGGTTCATTTCCCGATCGACCCGCTGCCATTGTTCCGGGTAATAACGCTTTAATTGCTCCAAAACGCGCAAATCGAAAAAGTCATTATGGTTCGGAATCATGACGATGAGTTGATGGATTTTTTCCTGCAAGTCGAGGGTTTCGTCTTCTCGGATAACACGCGCACGCTGTTCGTACTCCGAAAAGGCCTGGTCGATGATCGTTTCCAGAATTTCCAGCTTGGATGAGAAGTTCTCATACAAGGTGCGCTTGCTGATGCCCAGCCGTTTTGCCAAATCATCCATCGTAAATTTGATGCCGTTGTTTCTCGTTTCTTCGATAAACGCCTGTATAATCCGATTTTTCACAGCCGAACCCCCTTGTGAAAACTAATAATACTATAATAGTTTTCATAGTTCAAGTATAAGGATTTGTTGACGTAAATAAGGATCGGCTTTGTGAGCCGACCCTTTCCAAATTATTAAAGAAGTTTATTAATCAGTCATATATTAAAAGGGGGACATCTTTTTGATACTAAAAAATCAATGACCTATCTGAGTATTTGGAGAAGTGTTCGCTCGTAAACCCTTCTGCTCAATAATGCTGCGCATTACTTTCGCAAAGATAATGTCTCCCGTAGGTCGACCTTATCTTTCCAGTGGATCAGCGAGACGACCGAGACCCCGCAAGGCGCACAGCGACTGAGGAGGCTTGGGCGCGAGCCCACGGAAAGCGAGCGATAAGCTTCGGAAAATGCGGTTTTCTAACTCTTTCTTTTACGCCAATAATTTACTGCTTTTCGTTTTCTCCAAACGGTACACTAACACCACGCCAAGCACCGCCCCGCTGATGCTCGATACGAGAAATGGTGGCATGAAGAACAAGGCGCCGACTTCGGTTCCCATCAGAACACGTGCGTAAGGTACTGCAACAAGTGATGCGATAATGCCGGTTCCGAGAATTTCACCGGCTGCTGCAAAACTGAGCCGTCCGCTGTAGCGGTAAAAGACACCAGCAAGCAAGGCACCGATCATGCCTCCCGGAAACGCGAGCAGCGAGCCGGTCCCCGTCAAGACGCGAACCGCACCGGTCAATAAAGCGATGACGACCGCAGGCCCTGGACCGAAGACGACAGCTGCGATGACATTGATGGCATGCTGCACCGGATAGGCGCGAGCGATGCCTGCCGGGAACCAGACGAATGCAGATCCTGCGACGGCGAGTGCGACGAACATCGCCATGAGCACAAGTTTTTTCGTATTCATCCGACCTGTCTCCCCGGAATCGATTGTTTGAACCGTTCGATTTGTCCTGCGACATCTTGTGCCTGTGCTATTGAAGAAATAACGGCGATGCCCGATACGCCTGCACGCCAGACCATTTCAGCGTTGCCCGGTTCGATGCCGCCGATGCCGATGACGGGTACGTGCGGATATTGAGCTTTCACTTTAATGATTTCAGCGACACCCGCCGGTAGTTTCGCATCGCTTTTTGTGCGCGTGCCAAATACCGGCCCCATTCCGAGATAGGTAGCGCCGCACGTCAGCGCTTCGTTCGCTTCTTTGACTGAATGCACTGAAACGCCAAGAGCCATCGACGCGCCGATTTGTTTTCTCACCTGTCCACAGTCCATATCGTCTTGCCCGATATGGATGCCGTCCGCTTCGATCGTGCAGGCGAGTTCAACATCGTCATTGATGAACAGCGGCACATCGTACTCACGGCATAGTCCTTTGCATTTTGCAGCGAACTCCACAAGCGCATCGCCCGTTAATGCGCCACTCCCTTTTTCGCGCAGCTGGAAATGGGTGATGCCGCCTTGAAGCGCTTCTTCAAGCAACACGAGCGGCTCTTTAGTACCGGCGTTTGTCGTACCCATTAGAAAATAAATCGCTGGATTCCCGAACAAGATGAACCACTTCCTTTTCGATAGATTCTTTGTACGCCGCATGATGCGTCGGGCCATGGCCATGGCCGATGTTAAGCGGATACGCGAGTGCTGCCTGGATAAATTCCTTGGCCGTGAAAAAGGCTTCTTCTACTGGCTTGCCTTTGCCGAGTTCAGCTGTCAATGCTGCTGAAAAAGTACAGCCTGTGCCATGCGTTTGTTCTGTTTGGAGACGCTCCGCGCGTAGCAAGATCACCATGCCTTGCTGATCTAGATAAAAGTCTTCTGCAACGTCAGGGTCACTGCTATGGCCGCCTTTGATGACCACAGCTTCCGCACCGAGCGATAAAATCGCTTCCGCCGCCTTTCTGCGTGACGCATCGTCTGTAATGTCTATGCCGCTCAATGCTTCCGCTTCCGGGATGTTCGGCGTAATGATGGCAGCGAGCGGGACGAGCATTGTCTTGATTGCTTCGACCGCTTCCTGCTGCAATAAAGAAGCACCGCCTTTTGCGATCATGACAGGATCAATAACAAGGCGCTCCCAGCCATAGCGCTTGATGCCTTGTGCCGTTTCTTCGATGATACCGGCATCAAACAGCATGCCGGTCTTGAGCGCACGGATGTCGAAATCTGTCCCGATTGCATCGAGCTGCTCTTTGACCGCTTGCCGGTCCATCGGGTAAATACCGTGAACGCCCTGCGTGTTTTGGGCGGTCACCGCCGTTACTGCAGAACAGCCGAATGCGCCGAGTTCCTGGAATGTTTTCAAATCCGCCTGTATCCCCGCTCCACCGCCTGAATCAGATCCTGCGATCGTCAATACTTGCGCTTTAGCGTCCATAAAGTGCCGCCTCCTGTCGTTTCGATAGCTCGTCCAAAAAGGCCATTTGGAAAGTTCCCGGGTTCAAGGCGATTTTCGATGCACGGCTTCCTGCATTCGCATAAATCTGCAAACCATATGCAAGCGCATCAAGCGGGGTAGATTCTTCGTCCGTTAAAAATGCCGCAAGCACCGCACTGAGCAAACAACCCATTCCAGTAACCGACGCCATCAACGGGTCTCCGCCTGTGATGTGCTCGGTCCGTTCGCCGTCTGTTACCAAATCGTTTGTGCCTGTTACCGCGACAATTATTTGATATTCATCAGCCACTTGTTTAGCGATTGTCTCCAAATCTCCTTGGCCTTCTCCAGCATCGACACCGCGCGCTTGCCAGTCGGCTCCTGCGATAGCCGCGAGTTCGCCAGCATTGCAGCGGATTAGCGTGATATCCAGTTCCGTCAGCAATCGTTTTACGGCTTGCAAACGATAAGCTGTCGCGCCGGCACCGACCGGATCCAACACAATCGGGATGCCTTTTTCCATGGCGGCGCGTCCTGCGATGAGCATGCTTTCAAAAGAGCGTTCTGTGATCGTGCCAATGTTGAGTGACAGGGCATCGGCGTGTCCTGTGAGTTCGGCCACTTCCTGTTGTTCGTCGCCCATGACCGGCGAGACGCCGAGTGCGAGCAAGCCATTTGCCTGAAAATTCGAGACGACGTGATTGGTGATGCAGTGAATCAATGGTTTTCGTGCGCGCAATTCCCTAAGCATGGTGGACACTCTCCTTTTTCGCGGGCAGTTCCCAAGTTTCCATCGTCCATGCCTGCTGCCAGAACTGCCATTCGTAATAGCTGCTTCTCATAAAGCGCGTTTTCAATTCCTTGCGCCGCTCTTCCGGCAAGCCCTCAGCTAAATGGTCCATCCGATTGATCTGTTCATTGACCAGTTCCCCGAACCATTCGGAGCCGTATGTGCCGATCCATTTCTGATAAATCGGTTCTTCCGGCGTCGCCGTCTTCAAACGTTCGCCGATTTCGTAATAAAGCCAATAACACGGAAGCAAGGCCGCGAGCACATCTGCAAGATCGCCTTCTGCGGAGCGGTACATATGCGAAACGTATGCATAGGCATGCGGCGAGGGTTCGAATAGCTTCCAATCTTCCTCAGTCACCCCAAGCAATTCCATAAACGATTCATGAAGCGCGAGTTCCGCGGCGCAAGTCTGTTCAGCGTGATGCGCAAATGACTGCGTCGTTTTCAAATCTTTCGCTTTCACTGCGCCCAGTGATTGCACTTTCGCGAAATGGGTCAGGTAATAAGCGTCTTGCATGACGTAGAATTTAAAAACATCGAGCGGTAAATCGCCTTTCGCGATGCCTTTTACAAATGGGTGTTCAAAACTGGCGTCCCATAAATCTGCACATTCCAACCGGACTTCTTTACAAAATGTCATGTCGCTCTCTCCTTTTTTGGGCAAAATAAAACACCGCTTCCCAGGTAAGGAAGCGGCGATAAAGGTCAGCTGAAGAAATTGGAGAAATGCTCACAATTCGCCCACTTCCCTACGCTGGTATAATCCAGATCAGGTTCAAAGGGTCCGGACTCTTGTCCGTCTCAGCCAACATGGCTCCCCTAGTGGAATAGCGATATTTTTTTATTGTCGGCAATAGAATACCATAGCTGGCTTCCGAATTCAAAACTTTTTGAATTTGGGATTGCAAGAGTCTAATTGTTTAATTAGAATTAGCTTGCCCGGTTCGTCTGCCAGCTATCCGCAGCCACGCTTGGTGTTGAGCTTTCGCAGTAAGCCAATGAATTGGCGAAAGGCAGTTGAGCCAATTCATTTGCGACGCATCTGCTTTTGCAGATGTGGGAGCAAGGTTGTGTGTTCATGTCCCAATCTAGTGGAGTATGCGAAGTTTGCCATCTTCTGGCTTCGCTTCACCCTTAAGCGCGTGGCTGCTTTTACAATTCATTGGAATTTCGAATGTGCAAGTAAGTGTCTTTGAAAAGTTCGTCCACTTTGGTTCTATCGCTTAGTTGGATTGGTGAGTTCGTGGTCGTGTATAGGACGGGTCAGTCATAGTCGGAATTTGTCCGGTTCAAGACTTCCCTAAAATATTGCTGCATTTCACCTTTGCCTTGGAATTTAAATGGCAACTGTAACGCTACCTCTTCACATAATTCCCTGTATTCTTGTGATTTGGTCAGCGCAGGGCCATTGTAAAGATAAATTAATTGGATAATTTTATCCTCAGGTTGCAGTGTATATGACCTTTCAATCATCTTTTCTCCGAGTTCGTATTGATCTTCTCCGTAATTTCCAGCAGCTATCAGGGCGGACAAATCAAAAAACTCGGGAAATAGTGAAATCATATAGCCAAACGTCCATAAAAATTCCCGATCATCCGGAAATGTCACCTGTCCAAAATGAGCCAGTTCAGAAAATAATTTTTCGCATTCCGTGATGCCGTGCGCATCCAAGCCATCATCTCCAAGTACACCCGCTTCCACGATTAAATACCAACAAAGAAACCCTAACCGGATGACCACTTTCAAATCTTCAGGACGCTTTTCCCATTCGATGACCATCAGCGTTAATGCTTCTGCATACTTTTCCTCTACTTCAAGAGCATCAATGGCTTCCCAGCGATAATCCATCCCCATAATTTTCCCTCGTTTCGCATAAACCAGCTTCTTTGCAGACTATCTCTGTTTGAAGCTTTTTTCCAAGTATACATCAAGCCAAGTAATTCTAACTGCTGTGAAAAGCAACCTGACTCCAGAGCCAAGTGGCTTTTAATCTGTTTTGAACCTTGTGGCACGCGCCAAAGTAACTTGTCGTGATAACAAAATAGCTCTTAATCGCTGAAATTAATCAAGAAATGCCCACATCCCCTACCTCATCGCCGGGTAGCGCAGATGGATGAGACGGTAAAGGTTTTGGACTACTGCTTTTCCTACAGCGTAAGTTGGGATGACCAAGATCATGCCGATGAGGCCGGCCAAGTTGCCCCCGATATACAACAGGAAAATGATGGTTACCGGATGCCCCGATAGTTTCTTACCCATGATATTGGGCGAGATGAGATTGCTTTCGACTTGCTGGATGATAATAATGGCGATCAGCACCCATAAGCCGAGGATTGGTTCCTGGAAGAATGCCACGACAATCGCCGGGACGGCCCCGATAATCGGCCCGACAAAAGGGCTGACATTTGCAAATGTCGCCACCAATGCCAGGATAATGGCATAATCCACACCAAGGATCAGGTACGTGATATAGCTCAGCACCCCGACGAATAAACTGACGGTCGCCTGCCCTTGAATATAGGCACTGAGGTTTTCGTCCATATCATGAAGGATTTTGGCGCCTTCAGTCCGTGAATCCTGCGGCAATAATTTGAGGAAGCTAGCCGGCAATTTATCGCCGTCTTTCAATAAAAAGAACAGGACAAACGGCACGACGATAAGTGAAGTCAAGGCGCTGACGAGCACACCGGTAAAACTCAGGATATTCGAACCGATGCCCGTCAGTGCGTTCCGGAAATTCGCGGCTATGGCGTCCGGATTCAAGCCAGGCAGAAAATCCTGTTCTTGAATATAGCTCCACCATTGACTGGATAAGGCCCTATTCGATTGATTTTGAACTTCTCTTACGATCGACGGAAAGTTTTCGGTCAAGGATTGGATCTGCCGGAAAATCAGCGGGCCAATCCATAAGGAAAAGCCGACGAGCAGCGCCAGGAAAACGAAGAAAATCACCAGAATGGCCACGACACGGGGCATCTTCCTGGATAATAGCTTGACGATTGGCCTAAAGATATAAAACAGGATTCCCCCGATGATGATAATCGGCATCAAGGTAGAAAACGCAACACCGACTGGATAAAACACAAAAGGCACACGCACTGCCAAGTTAATGATGGCAAAGATCAAAAGCGTGCTGAGCAAGAACCGAAACCATTTTGTTTTGGGCATGTTCATTCCCCTTTCGTCTGTCTGAACCATAGTTTGCGCTGGCAGCCGCTCCACTTACTGTAGATCCGAGGGTAGAAATTGTTTCCAGTTCCATCTATTCGGTTTTCATCAACATCCTTTCCCCTCTTTGAGTTCCACTTTAGTACTCGTAAAGTACAAGAGTAGAGTGTTTTTCTTCTATATAAATTGCCGCATCAAGGGCTATTTTTTTAATGGCCATCCGATAAAGCGCAAAATCTGCTCAATTTAAATTGATTGATTTCAAAAAAGAGCCTTCAACAGAAGGCCCTTTATCATTCTTCGACATATTCAATCTGATAATCCCCGTACTCATCAATCACGACGGTGTAGAGTCGCCGGTGGTCGATCGTTCCCGTTTCACCGTCTGCTTCATGGTAATTGAACACCGCGCCTGCTTCAACATACGCGCGGTTGCCTTCGATTTCCACGGAGCTGACTTCCGGGACGACTGAATCGAACACGCGGCCATCTGCTGAATACTCTTGCACGACGCTGTCTACCGCTTCAACTGCCTGGCTTCCCGGCACTAAATAGGAAGAATAATAATTCAGTTCCCCATCATTCATCGAATATGGCAGCAAGTCATAATAGGCTTCGATGAAACTCGACAACAGCGCTTCGTCAAAATAGGCATCTTTTACGGATGGTTCGACCAATTCCGACTCAGGAAGCGGATCTGGATTTGAGGCCCAGCCATCTAACATGTCCTTTTTCAAATAAAGCGGAATTGCATAGCCGATTTCGGGGTTGTCTTCAAGCATGACCGAATTGATGCCGAGCACTTTTCCAGAGCTTGCGTCCAGAAGCGGCCCACCGCTTGAGCCTTGTTTGATCAAAGCATTCATTTCATACAAATCCGTGTAGACGAAGACTTCCGAGAAATCAACTCCGGTCTCGGTAATTTCCCCTTCAGTCGCTGTATTGGCTGCATTCTCAGGACTGCCGATCGCGATGACCGGCGCCCCGACATCAACCGGTTCCGTTTCCTGCTCCAGCGGCTCTTTTCCTGCGAGGTCTTCTACACGAACGAGCGCCAAATCTTCATCGAGCGACATGCCGATCACTTTGCCAGCGAACTCTTGCCCGTCGCTATTGACGAGTGCGATAAACGTCGCGTCGCGTACAACGTGGGCATTGGTCAAAATATCCCCTCGATCGTTGTATAAAAAGCCAGACCCTTGCTCAAAATCGGTATAAATCGTATAGACATGCGTTTTGGCATTGGCAATCATGACTGCATTTTCCTGCGCTGACGTATCGACCGGTGAATCGCCCTGTTCTGTTTCTGCCTCCGGCGGCGCTTGAGTATCCGTTCCTCCACAAGCTGTGAGGACCATCGCCGCAAAGAACACCATCAGCCATTGCATCATCTGCTTTTCCATCGTCTCAACCCGCTTCCGTTATTGTGAGTTCATTATAGCAACCCCCAAATCAAAAAGAAAAGGCTTGGAACCCTTATTTCGATAAGTTTCCTCATTAAACTTTTCGTTTTCAGAAAAAAAACTGAGAGAGCATTTGCTCCCTCAGCCTTTTTAAGTTTCAGTTATCTTCTATTTCTCACTAATTGCCCTCTGTTGGTGACCACTGTGTAATTGCCGAGCTCTTTTACTTGTAGTGTAAAGCTCGAACCATTTTTGCTGCCTTTCATGACTTGCCATCTGTCGCGCTTGTCGATATGTGCCCCGAACTGGACTCTGACGCTTGCATCAGTAGCAAATCTCAACTGCACTGTATCGTCAAACTTCATGTTCAGTTCAGTACCTGAAGCATTCAATACTGCGATATCGAACTGTCCAGTCAAAGCCGGCCAGAAGCCAACTTGCTTGGCATCATCCGCCTCAAAGGAAAGTGTCATGCCTTCAGGCGTTTTTTGTGCCAATTGCTTCAAGTTATTCGGAGTCAAAGTCAAAATCATATCTTCCAGTTCCACGCGTAAATTCTTGTTGCTGTTCAGCACTTGCGTGAACGTATCTTCCGTGAAATGGATATCCAGCATCCCGTTGTCATCAAAGGCCGCTGCTTTGACAATCGCTGAGAACTTGGTGTATTCCGGTTCTGCTTGCTGCTGGCCTGGTACTTCAGGCTTGCCTAATGTAATTTGTGCCAGAAGCGGATCATGGTCGGATGCTCGTCCGTGCTGTTCCATGAACATCGAGTTGATGTGGACCATATCCAGTTCTGTACGGTCCGCCAAATTATTCGTTACAAGCAAGTGATCCAACACTTGTGTATTGCCTTGGTAATAATAAGAGAAACGGTCATCTTCCGGCACATCATTGACTTTATTTGTCAAGATGTCGCCTTGGAGAGCTTCAAGTGCCGGTGTGAATTCGAAATCGTTCATATCGCCTGTAACGACGACATTCAGTTCAGGGTTCTTCTCAAGTCCTTGTTCGATAAATCCGTTGATAGCATGCGCCAATTCAATGCGTTCAACTTCCGATTTGAATTCCGGCGGCTGGTTTTGGCCAAACAAGCCCTGGTCTCCACCTTTTGAATTCAAATGCGTTGCGATGACCACAATTTCTTCGCCTTGGAATTCAAATTGAGCCGCGAGTGGTTTACGCGTACCTGGCATCGGGATTGGCTGGACACGCCCTGGGTTCAAGGCAAGGTCGCCTGATTCTGTCCAAGAGTTGTCTTGTGTAGACGTACCTTTTGTGCCTTCAGCCAATGTCACGCGTTCCGGATTGTACAAGAAACCAACACGGATGTTTCCTCCAGGCTGCCCGCCGTCCTGATTGTATTCCGGTGCGATGTCTGTCCATGCATACGTTGGACCGCCAGCTGCTTGGATGTCTGCAATGAGGCGCTCATAAGAAGCGGTTGCATCCGAGTTGCCAGACGCAATCGGCCCATCGCTGTCTTGGACTTCGATCATCGAGATGACATCTGGTGAGTTCAAGTCATTGACGAATGATTCTGCAATGCGTTGTGCTTTTTCGTTCGTTGTATGGCTCGGGTCTGCAGAGAAGTTTTCGACGTTATAAGCCGCAACCGTCAATTTATCATCTGCATTCTCGATCCATGTTTCTTCCGGTTGTGTGCCGCCGTCTACGATTGCCGGCACTTGCGCTACTTCAGTCCAGATCTGGTAGTTGCCGAATCCGTAGCCGAGAACGCCGACCGGCATCTCTGCGAAGGTATCGCCCGCTTTTGCGACCAGGTCTTCACTTGTTTGAATCTTTATGCGTTCCGGATTGAAATCGTCTTCTTCAAGCAGGATTCCGCCTTGTTTATGGAAATCGTTGTTTGTTGCATTTTTCGATACGACAAATACTTCGCCGTAATCTTGCGGGCCGACGATTTGTGCATCAGCTACGCCAACGCGCATCAATTCAAGAGATTCCCAGAAATCGATGCCGTCTTCTTCCGGCTGGAATTCCGTCAAGCCGTCGTTGTCGATATTTTGTGTAGGCGGGAACACATCTTCGCCGATAATGATTGGTTCAGGAAGATCTGCTGTGCCTGTTTTCACGACGTCCGTCGAACGGATGCGCGTGACAGGTAAATCATTTTCTTTCATATCGGAATAGCCACTATAGAACCATTCTTCAACTGTTCCTGCGACTGATACTACATCCCCGACAGCCAAGCTGCTGGATGCAGAGGATTTATTGACGATGATCGCTTCTGATGTTGTCCAGTCGCCATCATCATCTGTATCTTGAATGACAAAATTTGCACCGTTATAGAAATGCGTAATCACACCGGTCACTTCATTGACATTGGCATTTTCATAAGTTGAGTAATGCCCTTGCCCTTGAATGTCGCGGATTTTCAAGTCCTTTGTTTTCAGGACCGTGTATTGGAATGAAAAGACATCTGATGTTTCGTCAGTAACAGCGATCGCTTTGATGACCGTATCTTGTGTCAGGACAATCGGTTTAGTATAAACCGTGCTGGCCGCAGTCGGTGTCGAACCGTCTGTTGTGTAATGAATCGCAGCATCATCCAATCCGCTCGCAAGCGTGATTTCAGTTCCTTCCGAAACAACGCCTGGGAAGATGTCTGCATACACTGCCGGCTTGTTGACGAGTTCAAAGCTTTCGAAGCCAAGTGTTTTCACTTGATACGCATCATTGAATTTCGAAGCGATTCCTGATAGGTAAATCAAGTCGCCTTCTTTGAATCGTTTCGTGAAATCTTCGAACGTTAAGCCGTTGCGGTTGTCATTGCGTACGACGACTTGCTCGCCGTTTTCCGCGACTGCCGTAAATTCGAACGTTCCGTATGTGTTAACGGATTCTAAGTTGGTGATTTCGACGCGTTCGATCGAAATGCGTTCTCCTTGAGTCTCTTCATTGACGCCTGCTGGTGAAATGACTTGCGCTTCCGGCAATTCGTTTCCAGAAGACAAGACTTCTACCGTGTTCGGCTGCAATTGAAGCTCGCCGCCATAC
Coding sequences:
- a CDS encoding GNAT family N-acetyltransferase, translated to MQLAKQLFQVKGLDYCIRSAEIRDAAQLEKVRLQIDGETENMDRERGEAYLDAAAFERLIEEDAKSSRNLFLVADVDGQIAGFSRCEGNALNRTKHQVEFGVGVLQKFWGYRIGRKLLESSIHWADAQEIKKMNLKVLERNEKAIELYAKCGFKVEGTLKMDKRLADGNYYDTVVMGRIR
- a CDS encoding MATE family efflux transporter; translation: MAQQSIHRLDTESVGKAFIRYLVPSTIGMLLMAINIVADGIMVGNRLGPVALGGVGIAAPVYTLFVAMSLWIGIGGATRFSALMGAKRTEEARIVFSHAMASIFAVTLIIGLVAFPFRTELAYLLGANAETYPYVSDYLYLMLLFGFVFTMENALSIMVRNDGSPNLAMVSLITTSLLNIGLNYVFLFVLDFGVKGAAAATLLAAFVGMLVLCTHFFKKSNQLRFARFKPNRKLLLLILVIGFPSFLAEVGMSVFTISHNNVFERLAGTEGVAAFAILNYVHSVMLLAFLGMGSAIQPLVSYYSGAKDQAKIKKTLQLAIGTAFVAGLLFFLFGQFFAATIASVFGDFPDAVMNLATSGIQLFFIAYLFMGTNFVMMTYYQSTGEIRMATWITAAREIVVLLILLSILPVFFGVTGAWLAIPLSELIVLLTIVYYRMRQKKKTQFTADMTAQYK
- a CDS encoding TetR/AcrR family transcriptional regulator, with amino-acid sequence MKNRIIQAFIEETRNNGIKFTMDDLAKRLGISKRTLYENFSSKLEILETIIDQAFSEYEQRARVIREDETLDLQEKIHQLIVMIPNHNDFFDLRVLEQLKRYYPEQWQRVDREMNQWDDLKQLLEEGMETGLIKQQNIDLLMKMILNVVNISLDQQFFSEQSISIKEAVETMSELLLDGFVKNE
- the thiW gene encoding energy coupling factor transporter S component ThiW; this translates as MNTKKLVLMAMFVALAVAGSAFVWFPAGIARAYPVQHAINVIAAVVFGPGPAVVIALLTGAVRVLTGTGSLLAFPGGMIGALLAGVFYRYSGRLSFAAAGEILGTGIIASLVAVPYARVLMGTEVGALFFMPPFLVSSISGAVLGVVLVYRLEKTKSSKLLA
- the thiE gene encoding thiamine phosphate synthase; its protein translation is MGTTNAGTKEPLVLLEEALQGGITHFQLREKGSGALTGDALVEFAAKCKGLCREYDVPLFINDDVELACTIEADGIHIGQDDMDCGQVRKQIGASMALGVSVHSVKEANEALTCGATYLGMGPVFGTRTKSDAKLPAGVAEIIKVKAQYPHVPVIGIGGIEPGNAEMVWRAGVSGIAVISSIAQAQDVAGQIERFKQSIPGRQVG
- the thiD gene encoding bifunctional hydroxymethylpyrimidine kinase/phosphomethylpyrimidine kinase encodes the protein MDAKAQVLTIAGSDSGGGAGIQADLKTFQELGAFGCSAVTAVTAQNTQGVHGIYPMDRQAVKEQLDAIGTDFDIRALKTGMLFDAGIIEETAQGIKRYGWERLVIDPVMIAKGGASLLQQEAVEAIKTMLVPLAAIITPNIPEAEALSGIDITDDASRRKAAEAILSLGAEAVVIKGGHSSDPDVAEDFYLDQQGMVILLRAERLQTEQTHGTGCTFSAALTAELGKGKPVEEAFFTAKEFIQAALAYPLNIGHGHGPTHHAAYKESIEKEVVHLVRESSDLFSNGYDKRRY
- the thiM gene encoding hydroxyethylthiazole kinase, with translation MLRELRARKPLIHCITNHVVSNFQANGLLALGVSPVMGDEQQEVAELTGHADALSLNIGTITERSFESMLIAGRAAMEKGIPIVLDPVGAGATAYRLQAVKRLLTELDITLIRCNAGELAAIAGADWQARGVDAGEGQGDLETIAKQVADEYQIIVAVTGTNDLVTDGERTEHITGGDPLMASVTGMGCLLSAVLAAFLTDEESTPLDALAYGLQIYANAGSRASKIALNPGTFQMAFLDELSKRQEAALYGR
- the tenA gene encoding thiaminase II, producing the protein MTFCKEVRLECADLWDASFEHPFVKGIAKGDLPLDVFKFYVMQDAYYLTHFAKVQSLGAVKAKDLKTTQSFAHHAEQTCAAELALHESFMELLGVTEEDWKLFEPSPHAYAYVSHMYRSAEGDLADVLAALLPCYWLYYEIGERLKTATPEEPIYQKWIGTYGSEWFGELVNEQINRMDHLAEGLPEERRKELKTRFMRSSYYEWQFWQQAWTMETWELPAKKESVHHA
- a CDS encoding AI-2E family transporter, coding for MPKTKWFRFLLSTLLIFAIINLAVRVPFVFYPVGVAFSTLMPIIIIGGILFYIFRPIVKLLSRKMPRVVAILVIFFVFLALLVGFSLWIGPLIFRQIQSLTENFPSIVREVQNQSNRALSSQWWSYIQEQDFLPGLNPDAIAANFRNALTGIGSNILSFTGVLVSALTSLIVVPFVLFFLLKDGDKLPASFLKLLPQDSRTEGAKILHDMDENLSAYIQGQATVSLFVGVLSYITYLILGVDYAIILALVATFANVSPFVGPIIGAVPAIVVAFFQEPILGLWVLIAIIIIQQVESNLISPNIMGKKLSGHPVTIIFLLYIGGNLAGLIGMILVIPTYAVGKAVVQNLYRLIHLRYPAMR